The Christiangramia flava JLT2011 genome has a segment encoding these proteins:
- the def gene encoding peptide deformylase has protein sequence MILPIVAYGDPVLKKKAKDIDRDYPKLDELIDNMWDTMYNAYGVGLAAPQIGLPIRLFMIDPAPFAEDEDLTAEEQEQLKNMRKVFINPQIIEEEGEEWAFGEGCLSIPEVREDVFRKPQIKIEYVDENWEKHVDTFDGLAARVIQHEYDHIEGILFTDKLSSLKKRLIKNKLASISKGKINVEYRMRFPNAKKGR, from the coding sequence ATACGGTGATCCCGTGTTGAAAAAGAAAGCGAAGGATATCGATCGTGATTATCCCAAACTGGACGAGCTGATCGATAATATGTGGGATACGATGTACAATGCCTATGGCGTGGGACTGGCCGCTCCGCAAATTGGCCTTCCCATCAGGTTATTTATGATCGATCCGGCTCCTTTCGCGGAAGATGAAGATCTTACTGCGGAAGAACAGGAACAGCTTAAAAATATGCGGAAAGTGTTCATCAACCCCCAGATCATCGAGGAAGAAGGTGAAGAATGGGCTTTTGGCGAAGGATGCCTGAGCATACCGGAGGTGCGCGAAGATGTCTTCCGAAAGCCACAGATCAAGATCGAATATGTTGACGAAAACTGGGAAAAACACGTGGATACTTTTGACGGACTCGCTGCGCGTGTGATCCAGCATGAATACGATCACATCGAAGGAATTCTGTTTACCGATAAACTTTCCAGCCTTAAAAAGCGTTTGATAAAGAACAAACTGGCCAGCATTTCCAAGGGAAAGATCAATGTGGAATACCGCATGCGCTTTCCGAATGCTAAAAAAGGCCGTTAA